One part of the Flavobacterium johnsoniae UW101 genome encodes these proteins:
- a CDS encoding DEAD/DEAH box helicase, whose protein sequence is MEPTKPFQFCFDISLEKNLNTYIPTAYIVENTEEIKYLDKKASPGVMQSFGIIFEDLDSNTKKILTACDSLKPEFIFKKFSAKIKSAKTIADLQKDSKIEFAIRQHLKFHLSSFYDLIVKEQFPLSLNLGPEKDFYRSKVSIEPLYFEPQIQFDKHAEGITYTLSLKENEKAFLPMDSNADILLDEPGWLIINKKLGQLKELNAKKLMPFLKKKSIEIPSKLVDDYFKSFIPEIAKKIDIDANGFEIELRDKLVSCTIQPVYDFFKNCYYLNLYFDYNGYSFDAGKTKKTHSFVDFSVANEPKIIQFKRNADENIYVDKLTEIGLVKIKNELFGLNSEAETSDPYINIQLIIDNKEKLESLGFDIQNLKLESKEIITESHTISASKDTNGDWFDIKIIITVGSYKINFSEIIPNIKSKERLFPLPDGNYFLIPLEWFSKYGSLAKLAKIESGTLLLRKSNFTALDAIPEIKDDVTYKAEYIASDLLKATLRPYQIDGVKWLLGHFNSNLGACLADDMGLGKTLQTLAVLVAVQEQLGFTKKTTNFDLFANETTIEREPLKALIVLPSSLVFNWFNEAGKFTPHFSRMQYVGNDRKQLASRLASTDLIFTSYSIVHRDISVLEKYDFRYLILDESQYIKNKNSKIFKAINKISTGHKIALSGTPIENSLDDLWSQMQFINPDILGSYNFFVDNFKNPIEKKQNEDVLSELKNLVQPYILRRTKEQVLKDLPELSEQIYYCDMDPDQEKLYEQEKSKARNFLLKTDGSGPDKISIINTLMKLRQLSNHPKMVDQESEIDSGKYIAVTNYLENLVKAKQKVIIFSSFVTNLNFYTDWCKENKITYCEITGETPAAKREQQVKLFQEKEEPLLFFISLKAGGVGLNITKASYVLFLDPWWNPFAEKQGVGRAHRIGQLNKVNVVRFISKNTVEEKIIKLQENKKLLSDSLLEESYINDEIEANLEYILNS, encoded by the coding sequence TTGGAACCTACAAAACCATTTCAATTTTGCTTTGACATCAGTTTAGAAAAAAACCTCAATACTTATATTCCAACTGCCTACATTGTTGAGAATACAGAAGAAATCAAATATCTGGACAAAAAAGCAAGTCCCGGCGTAATGCAGAGTTTCGGGATTATTTTTGAAGATTTAGATTCAAATACAAAAAAAATACTAACGGCCTGTGATTCTTTGAAACCTGAATTTATCTTCAAAAAATTCAGTGCCAAAATCAAATCGGCTAAAACCATTGCTGATCTGCAAAAAGATTCTAAAATTGAATTTGCCATCCGCCAGCATTTAAAATTCCATTTAAGCTCATTTTACGATTTAATTGTAAAAGAGCAATTTCCTTTGTCTTTAAATCTTGGACCGGAAAAAGATTTTTATCGTTCAAAAGTAAGTATCGAACCGCTGTATTTTGAACCGCAGATTCAGTTTGACAAACATGCAGAAGGTATCACTTATACCCTTTCGCTAAAAGAAAATGAAAAAGCTTTTCTGCCAATGGACAGCAATGCAGATATTCTTTTAGACGAACCGGGCTGGTTAATTATCAATAAAAAATTAGGACAGCTTAAAGAACTGAACGCTAAAAAACTGATGCCTTTTTTAAAGAAAAAATCAATTGAAATTCCATCTAAACTAGTAGATGATTATTTCAAAAGTTTTATTCCGGAAATTGCAAAGAAAATCGATATTGACGCCAATGGTTTTGAAATCGAACTTCGCGACAAATTAGTTTCCTGCACGATTCAGCCCGTTTATGATTTCTTTAAAAACTGTTATTACCTCAACCTTTATTTTGATTATAACGGTTATTCATTTGATGCGGGCAAAACAAAAAAAACACATTCGTTTGTAGATTTCAGTGTTGCCAATGAACCTAAAATTATTCAGTTTAAACGAAATGCAGACGAAAATATATATGTCGACAAATTAACCGAAATTGGTTTAGTAAAAATCAAAAATGAATTATTTGGTCTGAATTCTGAAGCTGAAACTTCTGATCCTTATATCAATATCCAATTGATTATTGATAATAAAGAAAAGCTGGAAAGTTTAGGTTTTGATATTCAGAATTTAAAGCTGGAAAGCAAAGAAATCATTACAGAAAGCCATACTATTTCGGCTTCAAAAGACACAAATGGAGATTGGTTTGATATTAAAATAATTATTACGGTTGGATCATATAAGATCAATTTCAGCGAAATTATTCCGAATATAAAAAGCAAGGAAAGGCTTTTTCCTCTGCCAGACGGAAACTACTTTTTAATTCCGCTGGAATGGTTCAGCAAATACGGTTCGCTGGCAAAACTGGCAAAAATAGAAAGCGGTACTTTGCTTTTACGAAAAAGCAATTTTACAGCTCTGGATGCCATTCCAGAAATCAAGGACGACGTAACGTATAAGGCAGAATATATTGCTTCTGATTTATTAAAAGCTACTTTAAGACCGTATCAAATTGACGGAGTAAAATGGCTTTTAGGACATTTTAATTCCAATTTAGGTGCGTGTCTGGCTGATGATATGGGACTTGGAAAAACATTGCAGACTTTGGCTGTTTTGGTTGCCGTTCAGGAACAACTGGGATTCACGAAGAAAACAACCAATTTTGATTTGTTTGCAAACGAAACCACGATCGAAAGAGAACCGCTTAAAGCTTTGATTGTTTTGCCTTCTTCATTAGTTTTTAACTGGTTTAACGAAGCCGGGAAATTTACACCGCATTTTTCGAGAATGCAGTATGTGGGCAACGACAGAAAACAATTAGCAAGCAGATTGGCCTCTACTGATTTAATTTTTACAAGTTACAGCATTGTTCATCGTGATATTTCGGTTTTAGAGAAATACGATTTTCGTTATTTGATTCTGGATGAAAGCCAATACATCAAAAATAAAAATTCAAAGATTTTTAAAGCCATAAACAAAATAAGTACGGGGCATAAAATTGCGTTGAGCGGTACGCCAATCGAAAATTCGCTTGACGATTTATGGTCGCAGATGCAGTTTATAAATCCGGATATTCTGGGCAGTTATAATTTTTTTGTTGATAATTTTAAAAACCCAATTGAGAAAAAACAAAATGAAGATGTTTTATCTGAATTGAAAAATCTTGTTCAGCCTTATATTTTAAGACGAACCAAAGAACAGGTTTTAAAGGACTTACCAGAATTATCAGAGCAGATTTACTATTGCGACATGGATCCTGACCAGGAAAAATTATACGAACAGGAAAAATCAAAAGCTCGAAATTTCCTTTTAAAAACCGATGGTTCAGGTCCTGATAAAATCAGTATTATTAACACGCTGATGAAGTTACGACAATTGAGTAACCACCCAAAAATGGTAGATCAGGAATCTGAAATTGATTCAGGAAAATATATTGCGGTTACCAATTATCTGGAAAATTTAGTAAAAGCAAAACAAAAAGTAATTATTTTCAGTTCGTTTGTTACCAACCTGAATTTTTATACTGATTGGTGCAAGGAAAATAAAATAACGTATTGTGAAATTACAGGTGAAACTCCGGCCGCCAAAAGAGAACAGCAGGTAAAACTGTTTCAGGAAAAAGAAGAACCTTTATTGTTTTTTATTTCGCTGAAAGCGGGAGGCGTTGGTTTAAATATTACAAAAGCATCTTATGTTTTATTTTTAGATCCGTGGTGGAATCCTTTTGCTGAAAAACAAGGAGTTGGAAGGGCGCACCGAATTGGTCAGTTAAATAAAGTAAACGTTGTCCGCTTTATTTCTAAAAATACTGTAGAAGAAAAAATCATCAAACTGCAGGAAAACAAAAAGCTTTTATCTGATTCACTTTTAGAAGAAAGTTATATCAATGATGAGATCGAAGCTAATTTAGAATACATTTTGAATTCTTAA
- a CDS encoding class I SAM-dependent methyltransferase, whose product MKKLFKLVLNTIPRPLLIRLSYVARPILAFSLRGDKFTDPIDGRSFKSFLPYGYGKQRNNVLSPSTLSLERHRLLWLYLNDQTDFFTAPKKVLHFAPEQAFYKRFRKQKNLDYTTTDLLSPLADVKADICNLPFKDNEYDVILCNHVLEHIPDDTKAMQELYRVLKPGGMAILQIPQDLNREVTFADDSITDQKERAKIFGQYDHVRVYGRDYFDKLRSIGFIVIEEDYTNKIAPELVEKYCLAKGEIIPLCFKQEN is encoded by the coding sequence GTGAAAAAACTTTTTAAATTAGTTTTAAATACTATCCCGCGTCCATTATTAATTCGTTTGAGTTATGTGGCGCGCCCAATTTTAGCTTTCTCATTAAGGGGAGATAAATTTACAGATCCTATCGATGGCAGAAGCTTTAAATCGTTTTTACCTTACGGATACGGAAAACAGCGTAATAATGTACTTTCGCCAAGTACACTTTCTTTAGAAAGACACCGTTTGCTTTGGCTGTATTTAAACGATCAGACTGATTTTTTTACAGCACCGAAAAAAGTACTTCATTTTGCACCGGAACAAGCTTTTTATAAAAGATTCCGCAAGCAGAAAAATCTTGATTACACTACAACAGATTTACTTTCGCCTTTGGCTGATGTAAAAGCTGATATCTGTAACCTGCCTTTTAAAGACAACGAATATGATGTAATTTTATGTAATCACGTTTTAGAACATATTCCTGATGATACAAAAGCAATGCAGGAATTATACCGTGTTTTAAAACCTGGCGGAATGGCTATTCTTCAAATCCCGCAGGATTTAAACCGTGAAGTTACTTTCGCAGACGATTCAATTACAGATCAAAAAGAGCGTGCTAAAATCTTCGGACAGTACGATCACGTTCGTGTTTATGGGCGCGATTATTTCGACAAATTAAGAAGTATTGGATTTATTGTAATTGAAGAAGATTACACTAACAAAATTGCACCAGAATTAGTAGAAAAGTACTGTTTAGCAAAAGGAGAAATTATTCCGCTTTGCTTTAAACAGGAAAACTAA
- the map gene encoding type I methionyl aminopeptidase: MIIQKTREEIELMRESALIVSKTLGMIASEIKEGVTTLYLDKLAEEFIRDHGAVPSFLGLYGFPNSLCMSPNSQVVHGIPNNTPLQSGDVISVDCGAFKNGYHGDHAYSFEIGEVAPEVKKLLQVTKESLYVGIREFKAGNRVEDVGNAIQKYTEAHGYGVVRELVGHGVGQKMHEEPEMPNYGKRGRGKLFVEGMVVAIEPMINLGTRNIKQHKDGWTITTADGKASAHFEHDVALIDGKPELLSTFQYIYKALGIESNEEDEFRQVPLVL; encoded by the coding sequence ATGATCATCCAAAAAACCAGAGAAGAAATCGAATTAATGCGCGAAAGTGCTTTGATCGTATCTAAAACATTAGGAATGATTGCTTCTGAAATTAAAGAAGGAGTTACTACATTATATCTAGATAAATTAGCCGAAGAATTCATTCGTGATCACGGTGCAGTTCCTAGTTTCTTAGGATTGTATGGTTTCCCGAATTCACTTTGTATGAGCCCAAACTCTCAGGTTGTACACGGAATTCCGAATAATACACCTTTACAAAGCGGAGATGTAATTTCTGTAGACTGCGGTGCGTTCAAAAATGGATATCACGGAGATCATGCTTATAGTTTCGAAATTGGAGAAGTTGCTCCTGAAGTTAAAAAACTTTTACAGGTAACTAAAGAATCTCTATACGTTGGAATCAGAGAATTTAAAGCAGGAAACCGCGTTGAAGATGTTGGAAATGCGATTCAAAAATATACTGAAGCACACGGTTACGGAGTAGTTCGTGAATTAGTTGGTCACGGTGTTGGTCAAAAAATGCATGAAGAACCAGAAATGCCAAACTACGGAAAACGCGGACGTGGCAAACTTTTCGTTGAAGGAATGGTTGTGGCAATTGAACCAATGATTAATCTTGGAACAAGAAACATTAAACAACATAAAGACGGCTGGACGATTACAACTGCAGACGGAAAAGCAAGCGCACATTTCGAACACGATGTGGCTTTAATCGATGGTAAACCAGAGTTATTATCGACTTTCCAATACATCTACAAAGCTTTAGGAATTGAAAGCAATGAAGAAGACGAATTCAGACAAGTTCCATTAGTACTATAA
- a CDS encoding DUF445 domain-containing protein, which yields MKTTIDQDISKVKALRRMQRNALALLGFAVLLFIIAIYFKIPMLQAFSEAAMVGGIADWFAVVALFRHPLGIPIWHTAIIPTKKNEIGENLGNFVSEEFLNREKLEIKLDEFNFATKASDWLSQEENADKIANVVAVNIIPGILKTIKDEDIKRFIQVQFKEKLEGINFGNWVAVALEPLQKGDLKNQMLTNLLEVMSSELTNNKDLIRQKVKASTPLLSFGLADKSITEGVFNGLQDFLNEAKKPESAVRLKIDEYIFDFLEKVRNSEEMRVKINDMILGFVGKKEVQDYINGIWDEIKLSITNDLNKGDDSSIKNSISNLIQTFGNGIKEDSIMIDKINNFIKDDLLSVLLNNKKVIGDLISSTVKSWDGKEVSEKLELEIGKDLQYIRINGTLVGGVIGLIIYGVEQLYHYFVV from the coding sequence ATGAAAACTACAATAGATCAGGATATATCAAAAGTAAAAGCACTGCGCAGAATGCAGCGAAACGCTTTGGCACTTCTAGGTTTTGCGGTGCTTCTTTTTATAATCGCTATTTATTTTAAAATTCCAATGCTGCAGGCTTTCAGCGAAGCTGCTATGGTAGGTGGAATTGCCGATTGGTTTGCTGTTGTGGCTTTGTTTCGCCATCCGCTTGGAATTCCGATTTGGCATACGGCTATTATTCCAACCAAGAAAAATGAAATTGGAGAAAATCTTGGGAATTTTGTTTCGGAAGAATTTCTAAACCGTGAAAAACTGGAAATCAAGCTGGATGAATTCAACTTTGCCACAAAAGCTTCAGATTGGCTTTCGCAGGAAGAAAATGCAGATAAAATTGCCAATGTTGTGGCAGTAAATATTATTCCGGGAATTTTAAAAACAATTAAAGATGAAGATATTAAAAGGTTTATTCAGGTTCAATTTAAAGAAAAATTAGAAGGAATAAATTTTGGAAACTGGGTTGCGGTTGCTTTAGAGCCTTTGCAAAAGGGAGATTTAAAGAATCAAATGCTGACAAATCTTCTGGAAGTAATGAGCAGTGAATTGACTAATAATAAAGATTTGATAAGGCAAAAAGTAAAAGCGTCAACCCCGCTTTTAAGTTTTGGACTTGCTGATAAAAGCATTACAGAAGGCGTTTTTAATGGTTTACAGGATTTTTTAAATGAAGCTAAAAAACCGGAAAGTGCAGTTCGTTTAAAAATTGACGAGTATATTTTCGATTTTTTAGAAAAAGTGAGAAATTCTGAAGAAATGAGAGTTAAAATTAATGATATGATTTTAGGTTTCGTAGGCAAAAAAGAAGTTCAGGATTACATCAACGGAATTTGGGATGAAATAAAACTTTCGATAACTAATGATTTAAATAAAGGCGATGACTCGTCTATTAAAAATAGTATTTCGAATTTAATTCAGACTTTTGGGAATGGCATTAAAGAAGATTCTATTATGATTGATAAAATCAATAATTTTATCAAAGATGATCTGCTTTCGGTTCTTTTAAATAATAAAAAAGTAATTGGAGATCTGATTTCTTCGACTGTAAAAAGCTGGGACGGAAAAGAGGTTTCAGAGAAACTTGAACTGGAAATTGGAAAAGATCTTCAATACATTAGAATAAACGGAACTTTGGTTGGTGGAGTTATTGGGCTTATTATTTATGGTGTTGAACAGCTTTATCATTATTTTGTTGTTTGA
- the gpmI gene encoding 2,3-bisphosphoglycerate-independent phosphoglycerate mutase, which yields MNKKVILMILDGWGKSPDPKVSAIDNANVPFINSLYKNYPSAQLRTDGLNVGLPEGQMGNSEVGHMNLGAGRIVYQDLAKINLAVAHKTLAKEQVLIDAFTYAKENNKKVHFLGLVSDGGVHSHTSHLRGLIDASQEYGLDQVYVHAFTDGRDVDPKSGAKYIHDLQDYIKDTPVKIASIVGRYYAMDRDKRWERVKLAYDLVVNGVGTPSTNPVSSVLESYEKDVTDEFIEPVVIVDENAKPLATIVEGDVVIFFNFRTDRGRELTEALSQHDFHEQNMHKLNLYYVTLTNYDETYQNVKVVYNKDNITETLGEVLEKAGKKQIRIAETEKYPHVTFFFSGGREIPFEGESRILRNSPKVATYDLQPEMSAYELADALVPELNKGEVDFVCLNFANGDMVGHTGIMEAAIKACEAVDACAKKVIDAALANDYTTIVIADHGNCETMINPDGSPNTAHTTNPVPIILVDKQLKNIQDGVLGDIAPTILELMGVQQPNAMTCHSLL from the coding sequence ATGAACAAAAAAGTTATCCTTATGATTTTAGATGGTTGGGGAAAATCTCCTGACCCTAAAGTATCTGCAATAGACAATGCAAATGTTCCATTTATAAATAGCCTTTACAAAAATTACCCAAGCGCACAGCTTCGCACCGATGGTTTAAACGTTGGTTTACCAGAAGGACAAATGGGAAACAGCGAGGTTGGACACATGAACCTTGGTGCCGGAAGAATTGTATATCAGGATTTAGCAAAAATTAATTTAGCAGTAGCCCACAAAACACTTGCTAAAGAACAAGTGTTAATCGATGCTTTTACTTATGCTAAAGAAAACAATAAAAAAGTACACTTTTTAGGATTGGTTTCTGATGGAGGTGTTCACTCTCATACTTCTCACTTACGCGGCTTAATCGACGCATCTCAAGAGTATGGTTTAGATCAGGTTTATGTTCATGCTTTTACAGACGGACGTGATGTTGACCCGAAATCAGGAGCAAAATACATTCATGACTTACAAGATTATATCAAAGATACTCCTGTAAAAATTGCTTCTATCGTGGGCCGTTACTATGCAATGGACCGTGACAAACGCTGGGAACGTGTAAAACTGGCTTATGATTTAGTAGTAAACGGAGTGGGAACTCCTTCTACAAATCCTGTGTCAAGCGTACTAGAAAGCTATGAAAAAGACGTAACCGACGAATTTATAGAACCTGTTGTTATAGTTGATGAAAATGCAAAACCTCTTGCTACAATTGTAGAAGGTGATGTTGTGATTTTCTTTAACTTTAGAACAGACAGAGGCCGTGAACTTACTGAAGCGCTTTCTCAGCATGATTTCCACGAGCAGAACATGCACAAACTAAACTTGTATTATGTAACGCTTACCAACTACGACGAAACGTACCAAAACGTAAAAGTAGTTTACAATAAAGACAACATTACTGAAACTCTTGGTGAAGTTTTAGAAAAAGCAGGTAAAAAACAAATTCGTATTGCTGAAACAGAGAAATACCCGCACGTTACTTTCTTCTTCTCTGGCGGTAGAGAAATTCCTTTTGAAGGCGAATCAAGAATCTTGAGAAACTCTCCAAAAGTAGCGACTTACGATTTACAGCCGGAAATGAGCGCTTACGAATTAGCTGATGCTCTTGTTCCTGAATTGAACAAAGGTGAAGTAGATTTCGTTTGTTTAAACTTTGCAAACGGAGACATGGTAGGTCATACCGGAATTATGGAAGCTGCAATTAAAGCTTGTGAGGCAGTCGATGCCTGCGCAAAGAAAGTAATTGATGCTGCTCTTGCAAACGACTACACAACAATCGTTATTGCTGACCACGGAAACTGCGAAACCATGATTAATCCTGACGGAAGCCCAAATACAGCACACACAACAAACCCAGTGCCGATTATTTTAGTTGACAAACAATTGAAAAATATTCAGGATGGTGTTCTTGGTGACATCGCTCCTACTATTTTAGAATTAATGGGAGTACAGCAGCCAAATGCAATGACTTGTCATTCGTTATTATAG
- a CDS encoding DUF5916 domain-containing protein: MKKLVFLSLFLSVFFGYSQKKALQAKSISQNISIDGKLDENAWENAAIASDFITLEPDNGKPVPEGKKTEVKILYDNDAIYIGAKMFDDEPDKILKEISQRDNFGTADLFGVFINGFNDGQQDFMFYVSAADVQGDCIMTDAAGEDYSWDAVWISKAVVNENGWTVEIKIPYSALRFSQENKQIWGINFFREIKRTRYKYTWNFVDRKIGTFTQQAGTLEGIENIKPPTRLFLMPYASYYLNAGEGQKTYGTVKGGMDIKYGINDAFTVDAILIPDFGQTKYDDQILNLGPFEQQFNENRAFFTEGTDLFNKGKMFYSRRIGGRPSEPDLNDNEKIIEQVQNVNLINALKLSGRTKNGLGIGILNAVTEKTFATIQDTITGDTRRVVVEPLTNYNVLVLDQRFRKNSSVTFINTNVTRNGHFRDANVTGLVWDLNTKANTYNLSGNVKYSTINAEKDKRGMYATLGFAETAGKYRYSFGSDFVTKDFNPNDLGINFYTNYYNFFNNVNYRILNPTKLFNSFRINLNNYIEFNKDSGKTQDASINANVNLTTVKNNYYGMGITVYPVEICDYYEPRTDGRYVIIPRKIDAWASVSTNYNHKFAIDINPSISVVDEPGRAAFGVDIGPRYRFNDKLLLTYTFSFLKRNNNKGYIDSYDDHDNENTPKTIVFANRDVITYANTLSGKYAINSTMTLNLAVRQYWSSAENKNILKLDQDGTLDPYSQYTENKNSNFYSWNADLSYSWWFAPGSQLSVLYRNNASNFERVIYKDFKRSVTNLLNNDALKHVFSISVKYFIDYNAVKNKIRKRA; the protein is encoded by the coding sequence ATGAAAAAGCTTGTTTTTCTTAGTTTGTTTTTATCTGTTTTTTTTGGTTACAGCCAGAAAAAAGCACTGCAGGCGAAATCTATTTCGCAAAACATTTCTATTGATGGAAAGCTGGATGAAAATGCATGGGAAAATGCTGCGATTGCTTCAGATTTTATCACACTTGAACCAGATAACGGAAAACCAGTTCCTGAAGGCAAAAAAACGGAAGTCAAAATATTATATGATAATGATGCCATATATATTGGCGCAAAAATGTTTGATGACGAACCGGATAAAATATTAAAAGAGATTTCCCAGCGAGACAATTTTGGAACAGCAGATCTTTTTGGTGTTTTTATTAATGGCTTTAACGACGGACAGCAGGATTTTATGTTTTATGTTTCGGCAGCAGATGTTCAGGGCGACTGTATCATGACAGATGCAGCCGGCGAAGATTACTCTTGGGATGCTGTCTGGATAAGCAAAGCCGTTGTTAATGAAAACGGATGGACAGTTGAAATAAAAATTCCGTATTCGGCATTACGATTTTCGCAGGAAAACAAACAAATCTGGGGAATTAATTTTTTCCGCGAAATAAAACGAACACGATACAAATACACCTGGAATTTTGTTGATAGAAAAATAGGCACTTTTACGCAGCAGGCCGGAACTCTGGAAGGAATCGAAAACATAAAACCTCCTACCCGATTGTTTCTTATGCCTTATGCTTCTTATTATTTAAATGCCGGAGAAGGTCAAAAAACGTATGGAACCGTAAAAGGCGGAATGGATATTAAATACGGAATTAACGATGCTTTTACTGTTGATGCTATTTTAATTCCTGATTTTGGGCAGACGAAATACGACGATCAGATATTGAATTTAGGTCCGTTTGAACAGCAGTTTAACGAAAACAGAGCTTTTTTTACCGAAGGAACAGATTTATTTAATAAAGGTAAAATGTTTTATTCCCGAAGAATTGGCGGAAGACCTTCTGAACCAGATCTAAATGATAATGAAAAAATTATCGAACAGGTTCAAAATGTAAATTTAATTAATGCCTTAAAACTTTCAGGAAGAACTAAAAACGGTTTAGGGATTGGAATTTTAAACGCCGTTACCGAGAAAACTTTTGCAACCATACAAGATACTATTACCGGCGATACCAGACGTGTAGTTGTAGAGCCGCTTACCAATTATAATGTTTTGGTTCTGGATCAGCGTTTTCGCAAAAACTCATCCGTTACTTTTATAAATACAAATGTTACCAGAAACGGACATTTTAGAGATGCCAATGTAACAGGTTTAGTTTGGGATTTAAATACAAAAGCCAATACCTATAATTTATCAGGAAATGTAAAATACAGCACCATAAATGCCGAAAAAGACAAAAGAGGAATGTATGCCACGCTTGGTTTTGCTGAAACGGCCGGAAAATACCGTTACAGTTTTGGATCTGATTTTGTAACCAAAGATTTTAATCCAAATGATTTGGGAATTAATTTCTATACCAATTATTATAACTTTTTCAATAACGTTAATTACAGAATCCTAAACCCAACTAAACTTTTTAACAGCTTCAGGATTAACCTTAATAACTATATTGAATTCAATAAAGATTCAGGAAAAACACAAGATGCCAGTATTAATGCCAATGTGAATTTAACAACCGTAAAAAACAATTATTACGGAATGGGAATCACGGTTTATCCTGTAGAAATATGTGATTATTATGAGCCAAGAACTGACGGACGATATGTTATTATTCCAAGAAAAATAGATGCATGGGCAAGTGTGTCTACAAATTACAATCATAAATTTGCAATAGATATAAATCCATCTATATCAGTTGTCGATGAACCCGGAAGAGCCGCATTTGGAGTTGATATTGGTCCAAGATATCGTTTTAATGATAAACTCCTGCTGACTTATACTTTTAGTTTTCTTAAAAGAAATAATAACAAAGGATATATTGACAGCTATGACGATCATGATAACGAAAACACGCCGAAAACGATTGTTTTTGCTAATCGCGATGTCATTACTTATGCCAATACTTTATCAGGAAAATATGCCATTAACAGCACGATGACACTTAATTTGGCTGTTCGTCAATATTGGTCATCAGCAGAAAACAAAAATATACTGAAACTGGATCAGGACGGGACTTTAGATCCTTATTCTCAATATACTGAAAACAAAAATTCAAATTTTTATTCCTGGAATGCAGATTTATCGTACTCATGGTGGTTTGCTCCCGGAAGCCAGCTTTCGGTTTTATATCGTAATAATGCTTCTAATTTTGAACGTGTTATTTATAAAGACTTCAAACGCAGCGTAACCAATCTGTTAAACAATGATGCTCTAAAACATGTTTTTTCAATCAGCGTAAAATATTTTATAGACTATAACGCTGTCAAAAATAAGATCAGAAAAAGAGCTTAG
- a CDS encoding murein L,D-transpeptidase catalytic domain family protein: MIYKIYPLLVFLLLSFGKDSKNTSELKTATTRSIAKVEKKLTVDAKIENIYYSLNSNNFKLPELKSFSEALKGFYLLKERGIIQKNILTLVDFSLSSNTKRLWVIDMTTNTILFNSLVAHGRNTGEEFATAFSNLNSSFKSSLGFYATGEIYQGKHGASLRLDGLERGVNDNARERGVVMHGADYVSESFIRDHKRLGRSQGCPAVPVELTDEIIETIKDKSCLYIYHPSRSFTMEERLMS; the protein is encoded by the coding sequence ATGATTTACAAAATTTATCCGCTGCTTGTGTTTTTGTTATTGTCTTTTGGTAAAGATTCAAAAAACACCTCCGAATTAAAAACTGCAACGACAAGAAGTATTGCTAAAGTTGAAAAAAAGCTTACTGTTGATGCGAAAATTGAAAACATTTATTACTCTTTAAATTCCAACAATTTTAAGCTTCCGGAATTAAAATCTTTTTCTGAAGCATTGAAAGGATTTTATCTTTTGAAAGAAAGAGGAATTATTCAAAAAAACATTTTAACATTGGTTGATTTTAGTTTGTCATCAAATACCAAACGACTTTGGGTAATTGATATGACTACTAATACTATTTTGTTTAATTCTTTAGTGGCTCACGGAAGAAACACCGGAGAAGAATTTGCTACAGCATTTTCAAATTTAAATTCTTCTTTTAAAAGCAGTTTAGGCTTTTATGCAACTGGTGAAATCTATCAGGGAAAACACGGAGCTTCATTACGTTTAGACGGTCTTGAAAGAGGTGTAAACGATAATGCCCGCGAAAGAGGCGTTGTAATGCATGGCGCTGATTATGTTTCTGAATCTTTCATCAGAGATCATAAAAGATTAGGCCGAAGCCAGGGTTGTCCTGCAGTTCCGGTTGAATTGACAGATGAAATAATAGAAACAATAAAAGACAAATCATGTTTGTATATCTATCATCCGTCAAGAAGCTTTACAATGGAAGAAAGATTAATGTCTTAA